One window of Vibrio sinaloensis genomic DNA carries:
- a CDS encoding LysR family transcriptional regulator has product MKLDDLNLFRLVVENGSYTATSRKTMIPVATITRRIQALEESLNLRLLNRHARKLSLTEAGERFYNECSPLLNRLTSAAEEISDECRGAAGRIRINSPSNLTKRMMMPMFNAFMKQYPDINIELTTSNHADQLDPTEWDVIFRVGPQRDSSLIARKISSVADILVASPEYLKHHPAPKHAEQLHQHSLVKGAPLIKWQLSNNSGETVINNDQGRFQANTLNVVRSACSDGLGITLMPDVMIKEFIDDGSLIRVLEDWSANPRDIYMLYNHKDHLPEKVRLFIDFVIAYNIH; this is encoded by the coding sequence ATGAAATTAGATGATCTCAACCTATTCAGATTGGTGGTAGAAAATGGGAGTTACACCGCAACTTCCCGTAAAACCATGATACCTGTCGCCACTATCACGCGACGAATTCAAGCTTTGGAGGAGTCTCTTAACCTGCGACTGCTTAACCGCCATGCGCGTAAACTTTCCCTGACAGAAGCTGGGGAACGTTTTTACAATGAGTGCTCGCCATTACTTAATCGCTTGACCAGCGCCGCTGAAGAAATCAGCGATGAATGTCGCGGAGCCGCGGGTAGGATTCGTATCAATTCGCCGTCTAATCTGACCAAGCGAATGATGATGCCGATGTTCAATGCTTTTATGAAGCAATATCCCGACATCAACATCGAACTGACCACCAGTAACCATGCCGATCAGCTTGACCCTACCGAGTGGGATGTCATTTTCCGTGTTGGCCCACAACGCGACTCAAGTCTTATCGCACGTAAAATCAGCTCTGTGGCTGATATTTTGGTGGCAAGTCCCGAGTATCTGAAGCATCACCCCGCCCCAAAGCATGCCGAGCAGTTGCACCAACATTCTCTGGTCAAAGGCGCACCACTAATAAAGTGGCAGCTCTCGAACAATAGTGGCGAAACCGTGATTAACAACGACCAGGGGCGCTTTCAGGCGAATACCCTCAACGTTGTGCGCAGCGCTTGCTCTGACGGGCTAGGCATTACGTTGATGCCGGATGTGATGATCAAAGAGTTTATTGACGATGGTAGTCTGATTCGAGTGTTAGAAGACTGGAGCGCTAACCCGCGCGATATCTACATGCTTTATAACCACAAGGATCACCTACCAGAAAAGGTGAGGCTGTTTATCGACTTTGTCATCGCCTACAACATTCATTAA
- a CDS encoding NAD(P)H nitroreductase has translation MDALDLLLNRRSIAKLSEPAPEGKALENIIRAGLRAPDHAGLTPWRFVISQGEGLHKLSKILVQAAQADQSEASVVEKVKNAPFRAPMVITVIAKVTPHDKVPAFEQHLSAGCAVQAMQMAAIAQGYQAFWRSGKWMFHPHVHQAFNLSGEDQIVGFLYLGTPGCTPMKVPERDLSQFVEYL, from the coding sequence ATGGATGCTCTAGATCTCTTGCTCAACCGTCGTTCAATCGCGAAACTCTCCGAACCCGCGCCAGAGGGTAAGGCACTAGAAAATATCATTCGTGCAGGCCTGCGTGCCCCCGACCATGCGGGACTGACCCCGTGGCGTTTCGTTATTTCTCAAGGGGAAGGGCTACACAAACTGTCTAAGATTTTGGTTCAAGCGGCACAAGCGGACCAGAGTGAGGCGAGTGTGGTTGAGAAGGTGAAGAATGCGCCGTTTCGCGCACCTATGGTGATTACCGTAATCGCCAAAGTGACACCGCACGACAAGGTGCCTGCCTTCGAGCAACACCTCTCTGCTGGCTGCGCCGTGCAGGCGATGCAAATGGCAGCAATCGCACAGGGTTATCAAGCGTTTTGGCGCTCAGGCAAATGGATGTTCCACCCTCATGTTCATCAAGCATTTAATCTCAGCGGCGAAGACCAAATTGTTGGTTTCCTCTATTTAGGAACCCCAGGTTGCACGCCGATGAAGGTGCCAGAGCGCGACTTGAGTCAGTTTGTCGAATACCTGTAA